In Spirosoma aureum, a single genomic region encodes these proteins:
- a CDS encoding SusC/RagA family TonB-linked outer membrane protein, which yields MKKLLLLMMLILVRCLPTLAQARATVTGLVRDSQSNPIPGATIQVKGSTTGTTAGADGTFRLSLPANASTLVVSAIGFVTQQVAIGNASEFTVTLADDSKTLGEVVVTGFGIKQETRKLSYAAQEVKGMDLERANSANLVNALQGKVAGVQIDQGSGGPMSSSRIRIRGNASLSPNTQPLFVVDGVLIRPTTTGADSWGAAQDFGNIMKNLNADNVETMTVLKGSAASALYGSEALNGVVVITTKHGREQKGLGVTYNHTSSFENAYRFVDVQNQYGAGIAPTFSKSATGTDLVDTQNWPYSFGPKLDGHMVQDIDGRMIPWKANDPLKFFQTGKFINHNVAVEGGNERSSFRASFSNLYNNTIMPGGAEMKRNNFNVRATQKLGKIFSLDVSADYTDNNNLNPIRQGGNFNPVFRFVYGRPRSFDIDYWANNYASPVGGRKQGAADPYNISTFMWQTFQWNTTRKEKIFRGNIDVNMNFTPWLTGLVRANIQNELYQTENKNLGDGVGFAGGEYSQYSQANNQSRIQALLTFSKDLSPLFHLNLSAGGETNRINGGRDYRLRTDGGLRIPGQFALPNSINPIVADISGDRLAPSKRTDAIYAYGDLSYKDALFLNFTNRIDYSSALTYANGSGQYSYYYPSVGLAWDFTQSVKNLPKSLSFGKLRASYGFTGGDTDAWRTNQTGFYSAGNIFTSTGGQIQQYGFRDNILPNYNLRNRLAREWEVGADLRFFNNRLGIDFAVYNKLTTNEIFTLPVATESGIASRLANGGKILNRGVEILLTGTPIKTNKFQWNTAFNFSRNRNKILELIEGVDTYQLSLAFGADIQSIARVGGDYGTINTSYAYARDDQGRKLIGAASGTTGGYLTYLRSGAAGQGSKDIGTMLEKFLLSNTNNFRYGNFSATLQVDSKIGGVMASATHAYGSAFGSFKNSLAGRDAESGGIAFTDAQGNKRNDGIIPDGVLNKGVTATVDGKQVDLGGMTYKDAVDKGYLTPVPAYAYYDNLSNWGSGIREYSVFENSWVALREASVSYDVPATLLNRVKIQSLRVSVVGRNLGYLYMTAKDGINPQSLKSNNAGEFAEYGGLPFSRNIGVTVNVGL from the coding sequence ATGAAAAAACTCTTACTGTTAATGATGCTGATCCTGGTTCGGTGTTTACCGACTCTGGCTCAGGCCAGGGCCACCGTTACGGGTCTTGTGCGCGATAGCCAAAGCAATCCAATTCCGGGGGCTACCATTCAGGTAAAGGGCTCTACAACCGGAACAACAGCTGGCGCTGATGGCACTTTCCGGCTGAGCCTGCCTGCCAATGCTTCTACCCTGGTCGTATCGGCCATTGGGTTTGTTACACAGCAAGTAGCTATTGGGAATGCGTCTGAATTTACGGTTACACTGGCAGACGATTCCAAAACACTGGGCGAAGTTGTTGTAACCGGTTTTGGTATTAAGCAGGAGACCCGCAAACTTTCCTATGCTGCACAGGAGGTCAAAGGAATGGATCTGGAACGGGCCAATAGCGCTAACCTTGTCAACGCCTTACAGGGTAAAGTGGCCGGAGTACAAATTGATCAGGGGTCGGGTGGTCCGATGTCGTCTTCGCGGATTCGTATCCGGGGTAACGCATCGCTGAGCCCGAATACGCAGCCGCTTTTTGTTGTCGATGGCGTATTGATTCGGCCAACCACAACTGGTGCTGACTCGTGGGGAGCCGCACAGGACTTTGGGAACATCATGAAAAACCTTAACGCTGATAACGTTGAGACCATGACGGTACTGAAAGGGTCTGCTGCCAGTGCCCTGTATGGTTCGGAGGCTCTTAATGGAGTAGTAGTTATTACGACAAAGCACGGTCGTGAGCAAAAAGGCCTTGGCGTTACGTATAATCATACATCTTCGTTTGAAAATGCCTACCGGTTTGTTGATGTGCAGAATCAGTATGGAGCCGGTATTGCACCGACCTTTAGCAAATCGGCTACGGGTACTGACCTGGTTGATACGCAAAACTGGCCATATTCATTCGGTCCCAAGCTGGATGGTCATATGGTGCAGGATATTGATGGGCGCATGATTCCCTGGAAAGCCAATGACCCCTTGAAGTTTTTCCAGACAGGTAAGTTCATCAATCACAATGTAGCCGTAGAGGGCGGCAATGAACGCTCCTCGTTCCGGGCGTCGTTCTCGAATCTGTATAATAATACGATTATGCCGGGTGGTGCCGAAATGAAGCGGAATAACTTCAATGTCCGGGCTACGCAGAAATTGGGTAAAATCTTCAGCCTCGATGTTTCGGCCGATTATACCGACAATAATAACCTGAACCCAATTCGGCAGGGTGGTAATTTTAATCCTGTTTTCCGGTTTGTCTATGGTCGTCCCCGGAGTTTTGATATTGATTACTGGGCCAATAATTATGCGTCACCCGTGGGTGGTCGTAAACAGGGCGCGGCTGATCCATATAACATTTCGACGTTCATGTGGCAGACTTTCCAGTGGAATACGACCCGTAAGGAGAAGATTTTCCGGGGGAATATTGACGTAAACATGAATTTCACACCCTGGTTAACGGGCCTGGTTCGGGCTAATATCCAGAACGAATTATACCAGACCGAGAACAAGAACCTGGGCGATGGCGTAGGCTTTGCCGGTGGTGAGTATTCGCAGTATTCGCAGGCCAACAACCAGTCGCGGATTCAGGCATTGCTTACATTCAGCAAGGATTTGAGTCCGTTGTTTCATTTGAATCTGTCGGCTGGTGGTGAAACGAACCGGATCAACGGCGGTCGGGACTACCGGCTCCGTACGGATGGCGGATTGCGCATACCCGGCCAGTTTGCCCTTCCGAATTCCATCAATCCGATTGTGGCTGATATCAGTGGCGACCGGCTGGCTCCATCCAAGCGGACGGATGCAATCTACGCTTATGGCGATCTGAGCTATAAGGACGCGCTGTTTTTAAACTTCACCAACCGGATCGACTATTCCTCGGCGTTGACCTACGCCAATGGAAGCGGACAGTATTCGTACTATTACCCGTCGGTGGGTCTGGCCTGGGATTTTACTCAGTCAGTAAAAAATCTGCCAAAAAGTCTGTCGTTTGGTAAGTTACGGGCTAGTTACGGATTTACCGGGGGCGATACGGATGCCTGGCGGACGAACCAGACGGGCTTCTACTCGGCTGGCAATATCTTCACGTCGACCGGCGGACAGATTCAGCAGTATGGTTTTCGGGATAATATCCTGCCTAACTACAACCTGCGGAACCGGTTAGCCCGTGAGTGGGAGGTAGGAGCAGACCTGCGGTTCTTCAACAATCGTTTAGGCATTGATTTCGCAGTTTACAACAAACTGACGACCAATGAAATCTTTACGTTGCCGGTGGCTACGGAGTCGGGTATTGCTTCCCGATTGGCCAACGGTGGTAAAATTCTGAACCGTGGTGTGGAGATTTTGCTGACCGGTACGCCGATTAAAACGAATAAATTCCAGTGGAATACGGCGTTTAACTTCAGCCGCAACCGCAACAAGATTCTGGAACTGATCGAAGGCGTGGATACCTACCAGTTGAGTCTGGCTTTCGGGGCTGACATTCAGTCAATTGCTCGGGTAGGCGGAGATTATGGCACCATCAACACCTCCTATGCTTATGCACGTGATGACCAGGGTCGTAAGCTGATCGGTGCGGCCAGTGGCACGACCGGTGGCTATTTGACGTATCTGCGGAGCGGAGCTGCCGGGCAGGGGTCGAAGGATATTGGGACCATGCTGGAGAAGTTTCTGTTGAGCAACACCAACAATTTCCGTTATGGTAATTTCTCGGCTACGTTGCAGGTCGATTCCAAAATTGGCGGTGTGATGGCATCGGCAACCCACGCCTATGGGTCGGCTTTTGGTAGCTTCAAAAATAGCCTGGCCGGTCGCGATGCGGAGTCGGGGGGGATCGCTTTCACCGATGCACAGGGCAACAAACGGAACGATGGTATTATTCCCGATGGTGTCCTGAATAAAGGCGTTACGGCAACGGTCGATGGCAAACAGGTTGATCTGGGCGGTATGACTTATAAGGATGCTGTCGATAAAGGCTATCTGACACCCGTTCCGGCATATGCTTATTACGATAACCTGTCCAACTGGGGATCGGGAATCCGCGAGTACTCGGTTTTTGAAAACTCGTGGGTAGCTCTTCGTGAAGCGTCTGTTAGCTACGACGTACCGGCTACACTCCTGAACCGGGTTAAAATTCAATCACTGCGGGTGAGTGTAGTTGGCCGTAATCTGGGCTATCTCTACATGACAGCCAAAGATGGTATCAACCCGCAGTCGCTGAAGAGTAATAATGCCGGCGAATTTGCTGAATACGGCGGACTGCCATTCAGCCGCAACATCGGTGTAACGGTCAACGTAGGACTCTAA
- a CDS encoding ROK family transcriptional regulator produces MNSAIFLEEDLPVSQSVVDYKKKQKQRKMLAYLYAEGNCTLAHLAKLLHSSVPSVTSLVDDLVSNKWVTAMGTAMGNNGRRPALFSLDTTKHYVVVIDVSTHDTKLLVMNVLREIVFRREFDLRLEDNPTFLSTLVHHYKTTLTDSGINPKAIRAVGISMPGLVNARHGTNLTYKNLSPSNISLPHWFSEQIHLPVYLINDTKATVLGESRFGGAQGKKQVLAINIDWGVGLGIVVNGEVFQGTSGFAGELGHIQVDPEGELCYCGKIGCLNTITSASALVRRVQRDITNGQVSKLAVFRDRVEQIDIDELINAAHQGDSYAIDMLHETGFQLGKGLAVAISLFNPEMIIVDGVLTKAAAFILNTIEQAISKYCLSDFRNDLTIEITQLNGAAKWLGTHAYMMEDIFANY; encoded by the coding sequence ATGAATTCAGCTATTTTTCTTGAGGAGGACCTGCCTGTTTCCCAATCAGTTGTAGATTATAAGAAGAAACAGAAGCAGCGAAAGATGCTTGCCTATCTATATGCAGAAGGTAATTGCACACTGGCGCATCTGGCCAAACTACTACACAGCAGTGTACCCTCCGTGACAAGTCTTGTCGATGATCTGGTTAGTAACAAATGGGTAACAGCCATGGGCACCGCTATGGGTAACAATGGTCGAAGGCCAGCGCTGTTTAGTCTTGATACAACCAAGCATTATGTGGTTGTGATCGATGTCAGCACGCACGACACCAAACTGTTAGTTATGAATGTGCTCCGTGAGATCGTCTTCCGTCGTGAATTTGATCTTCGCCTTGAAGATAACCCAACGTTTCTATCGACGCTGGTTCATCATTACAAAACTACCCTGACTGATTCGGGAATCAATCCCAAAGCAATCAGGGCGGTTGGCATTTCAATGCCCGGATTAGTCAATGCCCGGCATGGCACCAATCTGACCTATAAGAATCTTAGTCCGTCAAACATCTCACTTCCTCACTGGTTTTCAGAGCAGATCCATTTACCTGTTTATTTAATTAACGACACCAAAGCTACTGTACTTGGAGAAAGCCGTTTTGGTGGAGCACAGGGTAAAAAACAGGTACTGGCCATTAATATTGACTGGGGAGTTGGTCTGGGGATTGTCGTTAATGGCGAAGTTTTTCAGGGTACCAGTGGATTTGCCGGTGAATTGGGGCATATACAGGTTGACCCTGAGGGAGAATTGTGTTACTGTGGTAAAATAGGCTGTCTCAATACCATTACATCGGCCTCGGCGCTGGTTCGGCGGGTACAACGCGATATTACCAATGGACAGGTTTCTAAATTAGCCGTTTTCCGGGACCGGGTTGAGCAGATCGATATTGATGAACTGATCAACGCAGCCCACCAGGGCGATTCTTATGCGATTGACATGTTACACGAAACGGGATTTCAATTGGGGAAAGGTCTCGCGGTTGCGATCAGCCTGTTCAATCCCGAAATGATAATCGTTGATGGTGTTCTAACCAAAGCCGCGGCTTTCATTCTAAACACCATTGAGCAGGCAATTAGTAAATACTGCCTGAGTGATTTCCGCAACGACCTGACCATCGAAATAACCCAGTTGAATGGAGCCGCCAAATGGCTGGGGACACACGCGTATATGATGGAAGATATTTTCGCTAATTACTAA